The Tenrec ecaudatus isolate mTenEca1 chromosome 8, mTenEca1.hap1, whole genome shotgun sequence DNA window gcaagacaagcagGGTGGGGCAGTAACAGTAGGAAGATGAGAAGTTGAGGTGCAACAGAAGCCAGTAGTGTGGGAACTTAGCAAAGTGGGGCAAAGCATGTCTCgatggagcctcaagctctagcgatgtACCcatgcaaggcaacaggatccacgggttggcttggcccacaataGTGCAGCACACGGTGGAGGTAAaggactagctcaggcagcagagcactggtccaatcaccagggagaaagagagaagggtgTGGGCCTTGGCAGAATCCTAATGATTGGGTCCTTGTCCTAGATCAGTGAGCAATcatcactggagacacagagtttTATACTCAAAGTCTCAGGATGTGCTATCCGAGGTCAAAAGCAGTGCTTTAAATCACCTTATGAGGATTTAGGTAAATCGCCTTATGAGGTAAACTGGTAGCATCTTACAGAAGTGTCAGCAGACTCAGATATAAGGTTGATGGTAGAAGTGGAAACTACACTACACGGTGAGTCAAACAAAATAACATCCCTCTGCAGGGAATTCCCTTGAGGTCATTATGTAGAGGAATATCTCTCTGCATTTGTCAGGGAATCAGATTTGGGGGAGGTAATGGGAGAACATTGGGCAATGATCGATGATAATCGAGGCTGCCTATGGCCTCCTCTGCTGAGATCCAAGGCTCGGCTGAGCGCCCTGGTTTCATGTGAACCCAGAGACCCtgcccttccttccccagctCAGTATTTTCAACAAAGCAGAAGTTGAATGCTAACTTACACTTGTTTATCCTACGCCAGGTTTTTGTTGTCTCCTTTTTCTAGCACCTGTATGTGAGCGCTCCTGGGCCAGGGTGCAGATGAGGATGAAAAACGCTGTGTGACAAGAGTAATGTGTTCAGTAGTGATCGGTGGGAAAGTCTGCTTTAGCTGCAACCTCCACTGGAAGGCAGCCCGGGTGGTCAAAACAGAAGATGAAAGAGAAAGGAGTGAGGTACAAGCATTGTGCATGACAATTGTGGGGCTACCTTGTGCACACCTTGGGGAGGACTTCTGGTGTGTGTGCAGACAGCCGCTGGGCAGCTTGGAGCCAGAGACGGAAAAGAAGGCATGTATGGGAGCTCATGGAAAAGGAAATTTAGAAATTAGCCTAGAAGCACAATAAGCTAAGAAAAGACTCTGGATATCAAAATGCTAGTCTGACCATTTCAAGCAGACCTTGGAAGGTCAACTAGTCTAGCCATCTTGTTTCAGACTTGGGAGATTAAAGAAAATGAGCGAAGGAAAATTATTAGCTTAAAATCTTACAACAGCCTAGTGGCAAAACTGAACCAGAATGAGCCCAAACAAAAATAATCTATGACTTTCTTTGCTGAATCCAGTGCAACGCATAATGACCCTGAGgaacagagtggaattgctctgAAATGATTTGAAGACTGTGATCCTTAGAGAGGCAgactgccaagtctttctcccacagagcagttagtGAGCTTGAACTGGTGAGCTTTCAATTAACAGTTAAATGCGTAATGACTGGGCCACCTTGGCTGCTTCATGATAAATCTAGGACCAAACCCCACTTTGTGTGTAGTACAATCTGAATAAACTAAATGCAAAAGAGAGAAGATAGGTTGGGGATTCATTTTTCACACTGAAAAATGCAACCTAAGCAATCATTAAGTTCCAGGGTAAAACAATTGACACTGCACCAATCCAGACACCCGATGCACACCCATTTCCAGACCTGACGGGCACCAATTTGTGGAGTTGAGTGTGGGTGAGTGCCAAAGTTtccaaaagaacagcaagggattAAGAGGAGACCATTGATTATAAGCCACAGatacctactcctttcctctcgtGCCCACATCCTGCTTTCCCTACGCATTTTCCTGACACAGACCTCAGCACCCACAAACATGCAACACCCCCAAATATGCAACACCCACCATAACCATCCCCCTCCTTCTAGAGCTTGGTATTAACACCCTTCAAGTGTCACGAACTAGTAAGCACAGATGAGTGGTCGGCAATCCAAACCCACCCCAAGGTCCCACCAAGGAAAGGGCTCACAATCTCTTTGTTAAAGACCATGGTCGTGAGAGCTCCGTGGAGCACAATTCGTCGCTGAAACCCACAggtgtcacagtgagtcagaattaatcccGCGACACTGGTTTCTTTCTAGAGGGATCTTTGACTTGAGTTTTCTCTTTCCATTGCCTTTGTGTCTTGGGAGCCTTCAAAACTGGCATCCAGTCGGTGCTGATGCCTATCACTCTCCGGTGGAAAAGACATGCTGTGGAAGATGACGAGGGAGCACTAGGTAGTGGCTGTCAGGTAACTGCATTCGCAGTCGCAGATagtccctggaagaaagatgtgacccGTCCACCCGCTTTGACTGACAACTGCTTTCATGCCCAAAGTCACTGGCCAATCAGAACCAGAGcctcaggggacaccaaggtccaATGGTATAAATAGTTCACAATGCCAATAATCTGCATCCTACCTTTTGCAAGTAGAatggcagggaaaaagagaaaagacccgGGACACGATGGAttcacacactggctgcaacgcaGAGCTGGgcgggtttgttctgttgtaaacaGAGTTGCTGTGAATATGAACTGACTCCAggccacctaataacaacaactggTCAATTCCTTAGGTCTGAAGGGTCTAGATAATCCGTCTAAGACCGAGAGCCAAGTAGCTGGTGCTACTGGCTCTCACAGGGATGTTTATAACACCGCTCCTGATCAACAGATTAGATCCTAGACTTGAGCATGTGGGGGAAATATGAGAGACATGATTCCTGGCCCCAATTAGAGTGTGAAGTCAAGATGATAAATTCAGACAGGTATGTGACACACTAGAGACCTTGATGGATGGACTACAGAGAAGTTTATCTAACGGAATTGCTCCTTGGCTTATTAGCACACTAGCTAGCTATCTTTCTTTCTCAACAGGGTGCTGAGCTGCACTGCCTGAACACAGGCCACCTAGACTGCTTCGCAGTCGTTTCTAGCTTCCCTGTTAGAGAAATCTGATGTGACTTTTGAAGAATTGTGGTAGCTcagaatccaggaaaattgggcCAAGAGAGTCATCTGGTCATAGCCACCTTTCTAAATGAAGCACTTGACAAACTGATAAATGACAACCATTTATTTTTGTTGAGGTGTCTGCTTAAAGTAGAGACCAGAGGTCTGAGTAGAGAAAGAGCTAGGCCACTCTTGTAGAAGAGACGTCTTCAGTTCTCTGCTTCTGATTTCTTACATGGCTGGACATTCAAACAGCATTTCTCATTCTTCCAGCAGAGAGCAACAAGCTCTTCATTTTTAGCACAAGAAGACTGACATTTTCCTTTTAAGAAGTAGCACTTTCCATTCACGAATCCATTCTCGGCTACACAAAAGAAGGAGCCACCTAGATTATTTTCGTCTCAGAGTTGTCTGGTTACCAGGTACAATCTTATGACTAGTTGGTGAAGGTTTATTTACAAGCTTGACTTTTCTAACTAGTAAATGAGCCgttaagaaaaatatttctatCTGATATTTCTCTTTATCACACAGTGATTGACGAGCAAGACAGATTTATCGCCTAACATTTTGAGTTAGACTTTGTGGGGATGTGGGAACACAGAAGCTATTGTTTTTTTATCAAAATCTATTGGGGTCATTGCCAACTCATTGCTATAAACCCCTCCCCCACACGCTCAAGGATTGCTTCATGGAACATGATGTTCTGCAAGACTTGAGAttgaggagataaaccaagaccgGAGTGTAAAAAGATAAATATCGAGAA harbors:
- the LOC142455441 gene encoding beta-defensin 106A-like produces the protein MRTFLFLFAVFFFLTPAENGFVNGKCYFLKGKCQSSCAKNEELVALCWKNEKCCLNVQPCKKSEAEN